A single region of the Phycisphaerae bacterium RAS1 genome encodes:
- the epsJ gene encoding putative glycosyltransferase EpsJ, which produces MATMISFIVPAYNEEALIARTLRSIHAAAGAVAHPYEIVVVSDASTDQTAVVAESLGARVVHVAHRQIAATRNAGARVAAGEWLVFVDADTVVSTAAVRGAVNALARGAAGGGSAVRFDGVIPWHARLILPLALALYRIARLAPGCFLFCTRAVFEKTGGFDESLYASEEVWMSRAIGRCGRFVVLSAAVETSGRKLRQHSAREIYGLLLHLLVRGDRLRSRQGLELWYGERRDDPGGQSV; this is translated from the coding sequence ATGGCCACCATGATTAGCTTCATCGTCCCGGCATACAACGAAGAAGCGCTTATCGCGCGCACGCTGAGGTCTATCCACGCGGCCGCAGGCGCCGTCGCGCACCCATACGAAATCGTCGTCGTGAGCGACGCCTCAACCGACCAGACGGCGGTCGTCGCCGAATCGCTCGGCGCCCGCGTGGTCCACGTCGCCCACCGGCAGATCGCCGCGACGCGCAACGCCGGCGCGCGCGTCGCCGCGGGCGAGTGGCTGGTGTTCGTCGATGCCGACACGGTCGTCAGCACGGCCGCAGTGCGCGGCGCGGTGAACGCGCTGGCCCGTGGCGCGGCGGGCGGCGGCAGCGCCGTCCGGTTCGACGGCGTCATCCCCTGGCACGCGCGCCTGATTCTACCGCTGGCGCTGGCGCTCTACCGGATTGCCCGTCTGGCGCCGGGCTGTTTCCTGTTCTGCACCCGCGCGGTGTTCGAGAAGACGGGCGGATTCGACGAGTCGCTCTACGCCAGCGAGGAAGTCTGGATGAGCCGCGCGATCGGACGCTGCGGGCGTTTCGTCGTGCTCAGCGCCGCCGTCGAAACCTCCGGCCGCAAGCTGCGGCAGCATTCGGCGCGCGAGATCTACGGACTGCTTCTTCACCTGCTCGTCCGTGGTGACCGCTTGCGGTCGCGGCAGGGGCTCGAGCTGTGGTACGGCGAGCGGCGGGATGATCCTGGCGGACAGAGCGTCTGA
- the fmt gene encoding Methionyl-tRNA formyltransferase: MNLAFLATGDFAVPALRALLRAGHSVALSVSQPDRPAGRGRQTVPTAVHAAADQLGIPHAQVENINTPEFAAQLAATDLAVVAAFGQKLGPDILAAPRHGCVNIHGSLLPRYRGAAPYQWAIINGDAETGVTIFQINQKWDAGAIWARRATPIGETETADELHDRLALLGAELIVETVSQIERGTATPQPQNAAEATRAPKLSKSDGRIDWSQPARVVARRINGLWSWPAATATFALGSGRTEVVQLARAKVIDESSPPGSAPPGSFLADRSTQSGSGRIVLLEVKPAGGKLMSFEAFANGRRIAPPDRME, from the coding sequence ATGAACCTCGCCTTTCTCGCCACAGGCGATTTCGCCGTTCCCGCCTTGCGGGCGCTGCTCCGAGCCGGCCACAGCGTCGCGCTGTCCGTCAGCCAGCCGGATCGCCCCGCCGGCCGCGGACGGCAGACTGTGCCGACGGCCGTACACGCGGCGGCGGACCAGCTCGGAATCCCCCACGCGCAGGTCGAGAACATCAACACGCCTGAATTCGCCGCACAATTGGCGGCGACCGATCTCGCCGTTGTCGCCGCCTTCGGACAGAAGCTCGGGCCGGACATTCTCGCCGCCCCGCGGCACGGGTGCGTCAACATCCACGGCTCGCTCCTGCCGCGCTATCGCGGCGCGGCGCCCTATCAGTGGGCGATTATCAACGGCGACGCCGAGACAGGCGTCACAATTTTTCAGATCAACCAGAAATGGGACGCCGGCGCGATCTGGGCCCGCCGCGCGACGCCCATCGGCGAAACGGAAACGGCCGACGAGCTGCACGACCGGCTGGCGCTGCTGGGGGCCGAACTGATCGTCGAAACCGTCTCACAGATCGAACGCGGTACGGCGACGCCGCAGCCGCAGAACGCCGCCGAGGCGACGCGCGCGCCAAAACTCTCGAAATCAGACGGGCGAATCGACTGGTCGCAGCCGGCCCGCGTGGTTGCGCGGCGAATCAACGGCCTCTGGTCCTGGCCCGCGGCGACGGCGACGTTTGCCTTGGGTTCCGGAAGAACGGAAGTCGTGCAGTTGGCGCGCGCGAAAGTGATCGATGAGAGCTCACCGCCCGGTTCTGCGCCACCCGGCAGCTTCCTGGCGGATCGCAGCACCCAATCCGGCAGCGGGCGGATCGTGTTGCTCGAAGTCAAGCCGGCGGGCGGAAAGCTGATGTCGTTTGAAGCGTTCGCAAACGGTCGGCGGATCGCGCCGCCGGACCGGATGGAATGA
- the camD gene encoding 5-exo-hydroxycamphor dehydrogenase, producing MSAFNEPIRPRTFPLPSELKPGELILQVELAGMCGTDVHLHKGQLRVPLPLILGHETTGHVVAMGDSGTRDWLGNLLKVGDRVSFTVGRTCKTCRYCRVYRLPSRCQNRTAYGVSLNCETPPHLLGGYGQYHFIYADTAVFKLPDDLPSEALIGAGCALVTAIHGFEKMQMQWAESVLIQGSGPVGLAALAIAKEAGARPLIVIGGPRERLERCRRFGADLTIDIDEVPDPAARRKIVLDATGGLGADVVVECVGIPQAVVEGWDLCRDGAKYLVLGHYGDAGPAMLNPHLITRKELTVLGTWGSEPQHWTVALEFLRTRRERYPFHELITHRYGLHQVNEALEAVAKWQTGKAVIVPNG from the coding sequence ATGTCAGCCTTCAACGAGCCGATCCGGCCGCGCACGTTCCCGCTGCCGTCTGAGCTTAAGCCCGGCGAGTTGATCCTGCAGGTCGAACTCGCCGGCATGTGCGGCACCGATGTTCACCTGCATAAGGGCCAGCTCAGAGTCCCCCTCCCGCTCATCCTCGGCCATGAAACCACGGGCCACGTCGTCGCCATGGGCGACAGCGGAACGCGCGACTGGCTTGGCAACCTGCTCAAAGTCGGCGACCGCGTGAGCTTCACCGTCGGCCGCACCTGCAAGACCTGCCGCTATTGCCGCGTGTATCGGCTGCCCAGCCGTTGTCAGAACCGCACCGCCTACGGCGTCAGCCTGAACTGCGAGACTCCGCCACATTTGCTGGGAGGCTATGGCCAGTATCACTTCATCTACGCTGACACGGCGGTTTTCAAGCTCCCCGATGACCTGCCGAGCGAGGCGCTGATTGGCGCGGGCTGCGCGCTGGTGACGGCGATTCACGGCTTCGAGAAGATGCAGATGCAGTGGGCCGAGTCGGTACTGATCCAGGGATCGGGGCCGGTCGGATTGGCGGCGCTGGCGATCGCGAAGGAAGCCGGGGCGCGGCCGCTGATCGTCATCGGCGGCCCGCGCGAGCGGCTGGAGCGCTGCCGCCGCTTCGGGGCCGACCTGACGATCGACATCGACGAAGTGCCCGACCCGGCCGCCCGACGGAAAATCGTCCTTGACGCCACAGGCGGGCTCGGGGCCGACGTCGTGGTCGAGTGCGTCGGCATTCCGCAGGCGGTGGTCGAAGGCTGGGACTTGTGCCGCGACGGCGCGAAGTATCTCGTGCTGGGTCACTACGGCGACGCCGGCCCGGCGATGCTCAATCCGCACCTCATCACGCGGAAGGAGCTGACTGTGCTGGGCACGTGGGGCAGCGAGCCGCAACACTGGACGGTCGCGCTGGAATTCTTACGGACGCGGCGCGAGCGCTACCCCTTCCACGAGCTCATCACGCACCGCTACGGGCTGCACCAGGTGAACGAGGCGCTTGAGGCGGTGGCGAAATGGCAGACGGGGAAGGCGGTGATAGTGCCGAATGGGTGA
- a CDS encoding lipoprotein NlpI has translation MRRRAALLPVAVMIVAASAAFHAVLQNDFVNWGDHADLVNNPNFRGLDANRLVWMFTTIQMGHYQPLSWLTFAGDYLVWGMNPAGYHLGSLVWHVLCSVAVFDLLCVLLRLPQHGAAPDSTYRVEWFALLAAMLFSLHPLRVETVAWATERRGALSGLFFVLAVSFYLRYVLRRRRAARMAGGLRTPPRAFESATRAYRFSVIAFALSLLAKEFGVTLPAVLLILDAFPLRRLRGARRRLARRLVPLLREKAPYIGLSALGCLIAALSSLQSQVALSLGEYGFSNRVAQAAYALMLYLSKTVWPAGLSPIYEIPAAMNPADPLFLGSAAGIVLLSGALWLLRRRLPALLAAWACVVVILLPVLGLFQTGRQLAADRYTYLPAIAFSALIAGGLASAARRVRPAAAAPGAVVSVTILLVLIVFAWRTDQQCRVWRNSETLWTHALRVQPESSVAATNLGLVRVQQERLDEGITLLQRAIRLDPRSAEAHNNCGIALAKQGDLNAAIEHFEAGLRIKPEHPGLWGNLERARALRKP, from the coding sequence ATGAGACGGCGCGCCGCTCTCCTGCCTGTCGCCGTCATGATCGTCGCCGCGTCTGCCGCCTTTCACGCCGTTCTTCAAAATGACTTCGTGAACTGGGGTGATCACGCCGACCTTGTGAACAACCCGAATTTCCGCGGACTTGACGCCAACCGCCTGGTCTGGATGTTTACGACGATCCAGATGGGCCACTACCAGCCGCTGAGCTGGCTCACCTTTGCGGGCGATTACCTCGTCTGGGGAATGAATCCCGCCGGCTATCACCTCGGCAGCCTCGTCTGGCACGTGCTCTGCTCGGTTGCGGTGTTCGATTTGCTGTGTGTGCTTCTGCGACTGCCGCAGCACGGGGCCGCACCGGATTCGACCTACAGGGTCGAGTGGTTCGCGCTGCTGGCGGCAATGCTCTTCTCGCTGCATCCCCTGCGGGTCGAGACCGTCGCGTGGGCCACGGAACGCCGCGGAGCGCTCTCGGGCCTGTTCTTCGTCCTGGCGGTGAGCTTCTATCTGCGCTACGTCCTGCGGCGGCGCCGCGCCGCGCGGATGGCCGGCGGCTTGCGGACGCCTCCGCGCGCATTCGAGTCCGCGACGCGCGCCTACCGGTTCAGCGTCATCGCCTTCGCGCTCTCATTGCTCGCCAAGGAGTTCGGGGTCACCCTGCCGGCGGTCCTGCTGATCCTCGACGCGTTTCCACTTCGTCGGCTGCGCGGCGCTCGCCGGCGGCTCGCGCGCCGGCTGGTTCCGTTGCTCCGGGAAAAAGCACCGTACATCGGCCTGTCCGCGCTCGGGTGTCTGATCGCGGCGCTCAGCTCCCTGCAATCGCAAGTCGCGCTCAGCCTGGGCGAATACGGCTTCTCGAACCGCGTGGCGCAGGCGGCCTACGCACTGATGCTCTACCTGTCGAAGACCGTGTGGCCTGCCGGACTGTCACCCATCTACGAAATCCCAGCCGCCATGAACCCCGCCGATCCGCTCTTTCTGGGCAGCGCGGCGGGCATCGTGCTGCTCAGCGGCGCCCTCTGGCTCCTTCGCAGACGACTCCCGGCGCTGCTGGCTGCGTGGGCGTGCGTCGTCGTCATCCTGCTGCCGGTACTGGGCTTGTTTCAGACCGGCCGGCAGCTCGCTGCCGATCGATACACCTATCTGCCCGCGATCGCATTCAGCGCCCTGATCGCCGGCGGGCTGGCATCCGCTGCGCGGCGCGTCCGTCCCGCCGCCGCTGCGCCCGGTGCAGTCGTCTCCGTCACGATTCTCCTGGTGTTGATTGTCTTCGCTTGGCGCACCGACCAGCAGTGCCGCGTCTGGCGGAACTCCGAAACCCTCTGGACGCACGCGCTGCGCGTGCAGCCGGAAAGCTCCGTTGCGGCGACCAACCTCGGGCTGGTGCGCGTCCAGCAGGAGCGGCTCGACGAGGGGATCACGCTGCTGCAGCGCGCCATCCGCCTCGACCCGCGCAGCGCCGAAGCGCACAACAACTGCGGCATTGCATTGGCCAAACAGGGCGACCTGAACGCCGCCATCGAGCATTTCGAAGCCGGGCTGCGGATCAAGCCGGAGCATCCTGGATTGTGGGGCAACCTGGAGCGCGCCCGGGCGCTTCGCAAACCGTAG
- a CDS encoding YHS domain protein, with the protein MRRVFGILSIVTALCLMFVLSPSLADDKPAAGDKKADAPKAAAKAAGPLCPVSGMPIKESFSTDYKGKKVYFCCDKCPAKFSENPDKFKDQVKAQWSAMIPLRMQVTCPGCGKPCSDKFTSTESGEAVNFCSADCKAKWDKGDQEMRKGLGKTYTFQTRCPMMDEQIDPKSSETVDGKTVYFCCDDCKGGFAKDKAAAMKKVDEQIKANQAAWIMKQAAKPAAGEKKEEKKEEKKDGGK; encoded by the coding sequence ATGCGACGCGTTTTCGGAATTCTCTCGATCGTGACGGCTCTGTGTCTGATGTTCGTGCTTTCGCCCAGCCTGGCCGACGACAAGCCGGCCGCCGGGGATAAGAAGGCTGACGCGCCCAAGGCCGCCGCCAAGGCTGCCGGCCCGCTCTGCCCCGTCTCGGGCATGCCGATCAAGGAGTCGTTCTCGACGGATTACAAGGGCAAGAAGGTGTACTTCTGCTGCGACAAGTGCCCGGCCAAGTTCAGCGAGAATCCCGACAAGTTCAAGGACCAGGTCAAGGCACAGTGGTCGGCGATGATCCCGCTGCGGATGCAGGTGACCTGCCCCGGGTGCGGAAAGCCCTGCAGCGACAAGTTCACTTCGACCGAGAGCGGCGAAGCGGTGAATTTCTGCAGCGCTGACTGCAAGGCCAAGTGGGACAAGGGCGACCAGGAGATGCGCAAGGGGCTGGGCAAGACCTACACCTTCCAGACCCGCTGCCCGATGATGGACGAGCAGATCGACCCGAAGTCGTCCGAGACGGTCGACGGAAAGACGGTCTACTTCTGCTGCGACGATTGCAAAGGCGGCTTCGCCAAGGACAAGGCCGCGGCCATGAAAAAGGTCGATGAGCAGATCAAGGCCAACCAGGCCGCCTGGATCATGAAGCAGGCCGCCAAGCCCGCCGCCGGCGAAAAGAAGGAAGAGAAGAAGGAAGAGAAGAAGGACGGCGGCAAGTAG
- the mdh gene encoding malate dehydrogenase, protein MKRAKITIIGAGNVGATCAHWAAAKELGDIVLVDIVEGMPQGKALDLFQSSPVEGFDAKIIGTNSYDETTGSDVVIITSGIPRKPGMSRDQLLETNVKIVAEVTAKAAAASPHACLIVVSNPLDAMVYVAHKVSGFPTKRVMGQAGVLDTARYRAFIAAEIGCSVEDVTAMLMGGHGDDMVPLPRYTTVSGIPVTQLIAPARLDEIVKRTRGGGAEIVNLLKTGSAYYAPAASSVAMAESIIRDKKRVMPCAGFCDKEYGVGGYFVGVPCILGSGGVEKVLEVGLEPAEREMLNTSVSHVKELVTAAKKFLPA, encoded by the coding sequence ATGAAACGAGCAAAGATCACCATCATCGGCGCCGGAAACGTCGGCGCCACCTGCGCCCATTGGGCGGCCGCCAAGGAACTGGGCGACATCGTCCTGGTCGACATCGTTGAAGGCATGCCGCAGGGCAAGGCGCTGGACCTGTTCCAGTCTTCTCCGGTCGAGGGGTTTGATGCGAAGATCATCGGCACGAACAGCTACGACGAAACCACCGGCAGCGACGTGGTCATCATCACCTCCGGCATCCCGCGCAAGCCGGGCATGAGCCGTGACCAGCTTCTAGAGACCAACGTGAAAATCGTGGCCGAGGTCACCGCGAAGGCGGCCGCGGCCAGCCCGCACGCCTGTCTGATCGTCGTTTCGAATCCGCTCGATGCGATGGTCTACGTCGCTCACAAGGTCAGCGGCTTTCCGACCAAGCGCGTCATGGGCCAGGCCGGCGTGCTCGATACGGCCCGCTACCGCGCTTTCATCGCAGCCGAGATCGGTTGCAGCGTCGAGGACGTGACCGCCATGCTCATGGGCGGCCACGGCGACGACATGGTCCCGCTGCCGCGCTACACGACCGTCAGCGGCATTCCGGTCACGCAGCTCATCGCCCCGGCCCGCCTGGATGAAATCGTCAAGCGCACCCGTGGCGGCGGGGCCGAGATCGTCAACCTGCTCAAGACCGGCAGCGCGTACTACGCCCCGGCCGCGTCGTCGGTGGCCATGGCCGAGTCGATCATCCGCGACAAGAAGCGCGTCATGCCTTGCGCGGGATTCTGCGACAAGGAGTACGGCGTCGGCGGTTATTTCGTCGGCGTGCCGTGCATCCTGGGCAGCGGCGGCGTGGAGAAGGTGCTCGAAGTCGGACTCGAACCGGCGGAGCGCGAGATGTTGAATACGAGCGTCAGCCATGTAAAGGAACTGGTGACGGCGGCCAAGAAATTCCTCCCGGCCTGA
- a CDS encoding N-acetylmuramoyl-L-alanine amidase, whose product MQRSARALSIGMVLSVIAGCTPTTERITTRPPPEPLLVTKPPARLTPIAPTPRPEVRPPDEGPLGISREELIPRNLRRGQWQCIVVHHADSAVATPQSMHDYHLRVKKWENGLGYHLVIGNGVNYPDGKIYVGPRWKRQIQGAHCASSAGRYFGVQREGGYFNERGIGICLIGDFQTGRPTAKQLRVLTALIEFLCAELRINQRDIYGHGEVTHKTACPGRNMSMGTLRRAVAAGGAFPGARFSNGRLLGRNADLAAALQREADRLVPVANLSQEGFGALDVAAFDALNHVADGVRELLDFAIVADDFEDVEAGACGPALVMIDGEFYETQAAPQDYAVAQPAHACGVAALQAHDDLFGRAAAHPRQPHVDPSGELIEP is encoded by the coding sequence ATGCAACGGAGTGCACGCGCTCTCTCGATCGGGATGGTCCTGTCTGTTATCGCCGGCTGCACGCCTACCACGGAGCGCATCACTACGCGCCCGCCGCCGGAACCGCTGCTGGTCACCAAGCCGCCGGCGCGCCTGACGCCGATCGCGCCGACGCCTCGTCCGGAGGTGAGACCACCGGACGAGGGGCCGCTGGGGATCTCACGCGAGGAGCTGATTCCGCGCAACCTGCGGCGCGGGCAGTGGCAGTGCATCGTGGTGCATCACGCCGACAGCGCCGTGGCCACGCCGCAGAGCATGCATGACTACCACCTGCGCGTCAAAAAGTGGGAAAACGGGCTGGGCTATCACCTGGTGATCGGCAACGGCGTCAACTACCCGGACGGCAAAATCTACGTCGGCCCGCGCTGGAAGCGGCAGATTCAGGGGGCTCACTGCGCCAGCAGCGCGGGGCGATACTTCGGCGTGCAGCGCGAGGGGGGGTACTTCAACGAGCGCGGCATCGGCATCTGTCTGATCGGCGACTTTCAGACCGGCCGCCCGACCGCGAAACAACTGCGCGTCCTGACGGCGTTGATCGAGTTCCTGTGCGCCGAGCTGCGGATCAATCAGCGCGACATCTACGGGCACGGCGAAGTGACGCACAAAACCGCCTGCCCCGGACGGAACATGAGCATGGGAACGCTGCGCCGCGCCGTGGCCGCGGGCGGCGCTTTCCCGGGCGCGCGATTCTCCAATGGGCGGCTGTTAGGGCGGAATGCTGACTTGGCCGCTGCGCTTCAGCGTGAGGCGGACCGGCTCGTGCCGGTCGCGAACCTGTCGCAGGAAGGCTTCGGCGCCTTGGACGTCGCGGCCTTCGACGCTCTCAATCACGTCGCCGACGGTGTGCGCGAGCTGCTGGATTTCGCGATCGTCGCCGACGACTTCGAGGATGTAGAGGCCGGCGCCTGCGGGCCGGCGCTGGTCATGATCGATGGGGAGTTCTACGAGACGCAAGCCGCGCCACAGGATTATGCCGTCGCGCAGCCAGCTCACGCGTGCGGCGTCGCGGCGCTCCAGGCGCACGACGACCTCTTCGGCCGGGCCGCGGCGCACCCGCGTCAGCCGCACGTCGATCCCTCCGGCGAGTTGATCGAGCCGTGA
- the recA gene encoding Protein RecA, producing MSDTREESRQSALTRALSQIEKSFGKGAIMYLKDQPNRTFDGISTGALSIDLALGGGIPRGRVLEIFGPESSGKTTLTLHIIAEAQRAGGAAAFIDVEHAFDPAWAKRLGVNLEELMVNQPSCGEEALEVCELLVRSNALDVIVIDSVAALVPRHELEGQMGDAQVGAQARLMSQALRKLTGIASKSRTSVLFINQLREKIGVMYGSPETTPGGRALKFYSSVRIDVRRTGMLKEGEQVIGSRIRTKIVKNKVAPPFREAEIDIYFDCGISRETDLIDVASEIGVLSKTGTWFSYGETRLGQGRENARQYLRDNPALFKEIREKTLAAKMPKPEAGETPEKDVKEGKEALRDVKEGADRAPLLVKPGKNSVAPAARPAPISIAAASRKR from the coding sequence ATGTCCGACACGCGCGAAGAGTCCCGGCAGTCCGCACTAACCCGCGCCCTCTCGCAGATCGAGAAATCGTTCGGCAAAGGCGCGATCATGTATCTCAAGGACCAACCCAACAGGACGTTCGACGGCATCTCGACCGGCGCGCTTTCGATCGACCTCGCCCTCGGCGGCGGCATCCCGCGCGGGCGCGTGCTGGAGATATTCGGTCCGGAGTCGTCGGGCAAAACTACGCTCACGCTTCACATCATCGCCGAGGCGCAGCGGGCGGGTGGGGCCGCGGCGTTCATCGACGTCGAGCACGCCTTCGACCCGGCCTGGGCCAAGCGGCTGGGCGTCAATCTGGAAGAGCTGATGGTGAACCAGCCCTCCTGCGGCGAAGAGGCGCTGGAAGTTTGCGAGCTGCTGGTGCGCTCCAACGCACTGGACGTTATCGTGATCGATTCGGTGGCGGCCCTCGTTCCACGGCACGAACTCGAGGGCCAGATGGGCGACGCCCAGGTCGGCGCCCAGGCGCGCCTGATGAGCCAGGCCCTTCGAAAACTGACCGGCATCGCCTCCAAGAGCCGCACCAGCGTGCTTTTCATCAACCAGCTTCGCGAGAAGATCGGCGTGATGTACGGCAGCCCGGAGACCACCCCCGGCGGGCGGGCGCTGAAGTTCTACAGCTCGGTCCGTATCGACGTTCGCCGCACCGGCATGCTCAAGGAAGGCGAACAGGTGATCGGCTCGCGCATCCGCACCAAGATCGTCAAGAACAAGGTCGCCCCGCCGTTCCGCGAAGCCGAGATCGACATCTATTTCGATTGCGGCATCAGCCGCGAAACGGACCTGATTGACGTGGCGTCGGAAATCGGCGTGCTGAGCAAAACCGGCACCTGGTTCAGCTACGGTGAAACGCGCCTGGGCCAGGGCCGAGAGAATGCACGGCAGTATCTCCGCGACAACCCGGCCCTGTTCAAGGAAATTCGCGAGAAGACGCTGGCCGCCAAGATGCCGAAGCCCGAGGCGGGGGAAACACCTGAAAAAGACGTCAAGGAGGGAAAGGAAGCACTCCGCGACGTCAAGGAAGGAGCGGATCGCGCGCCGCTCCTGGTCAAGCCGGGCAAGAACTCCGTCGCGCCGGCGGCGCGACCGGCGCCCATTTCGATCGCCGCGGCGTCCCGTAAACGCTAG
- the macB_5 gene encoding Macrolide export ATP-binding/permease protein MacB has product MNLLSVIAESISSLSKNKVRTGLSMLGIVIGVASVIAMVAVGEGARQKVEAEIKAMGDDWLMVFFWGQQRGGVRKAMGTPPNQAIDDAAAIETECAGVRAATPTNRMGMQVISEFGNYNTQLLGAEPCFFDIRHWEAEVGRTFNEDDNGLRAKVCCVGKTAAKELFGGLNPVGQTIRANRVAFEVVGLLESKGFSSEGRDNDDVIIFPWLSFQRLIAGDEIAQSILLGGKADVPLSDVKQQVRMLLRQRHRLPDEEDDDFRIFDRALTAQANAASTRTFNLLLMTIASISLLVGGVGIMNIMLVSVTERTREIGLRMAIGANGFHILGQFLTEAVVMCVIGGLLGFGLGAGASQYFKWQYDWNPIISYWMAGVAIAFATGVGLFFGFYPAWRASRLDPITALRFE; this is encoded by the coding sequence ATGAATCTGCTGTCCGTCATCGCCGAGTCCATTTCCAGCCTCAGCAAGAACAAGGTCCGCACCGGGCTGTCGATGCTCGGCATTGTCATCGGCGTCGCCTCCGTGATCGCCATGGTCGCCGTCGGCGAGGGCGCCCGACAGAAGGTCGAAGCTGAAATCAAAGCCATGGGCGATGACTGGCTGATGGTCTTCTTCTGGGGGCAGCAGCGCGGCGGCGTCCGCAAGGCGATGGGCACGCCACCCAATCAGGCGATTGACGACGCCGCCGCGATCGAAACGGAGTGCGCCGGCGTGCGGGCGGCGACGCCGACCAACCGCATGGGCATGCAGGTCATCTCCGAATTCGGCAACTACAACACGCAGCTCCTGGGCGCCGAGCCGTGCTTCTTCGACATTCGCCACTGGGAAGCGGAAGTCGGCCGGACGTTCAACGAAGACGACAACGGCTTGCGGGCGAAAGTCTGCTGCGTGGGAAAGACCGCTGCGAAGGAGCTTTTCGGCGGCCTCAATCCCGTGGGGCAGACGATCCGCGCCAATCGCGTCGCGTTCGAAGTGGTCGGGCTGCTCGAATCCAAGGGATTCAGCAGCGAGGGACGCGACAACGACGACGTCATCATCTTCCCGTGGCTCTCGTTTCAGCGCCTGATCGCCGGCGACGAGATCGCCCAGAGCATCCTGCTGGGCGGTAAGGCCGATGTTCCGCTGAGCGACGTGAAGCAGCAGGTGCGCATGCTGCTGCGCCAGCGCCACCGACTGCCGGACGAGGAGGACGACGACTTCCGCATCTTCGATCGCGCCCTGACGGCGCAGGCCAACGCCGCCTCGACGCGGACGTTCAACCTGCTGCTGATGACGATCGCATCGATCTCGCTCTTGGTGGGCGGCGTGGGCATCATGAATATCATGCTGGTCTCCGTGACCGAGCGGACGCGCGAGATCGGGCTGCGGATGGCGATCGGCGCCAACGGGTTTCACATCCTGGGCCAGTTCCTGACCGAAGCGGTCGTGATGTGCGTGATCGGCGGACTGCTCGGCTTCGGGCTGGGCGCCGGCGCATCGCAATATTTCAAGTGGCAATACGATTGGAACCCGATCATCTCCTACTGGATGGCGGGCGTGGCGATCGCATTCGCGACGGGCGTCGGGCTGTTTTTCGGGTTCTACCCGGCGTGGCGCGCGAGCCGGCTTGATCCGATTACGGCGCTGCGCTTCGAATGA
- the queD_1 gene encoding 6-carboxy-5,6,7,8-tetrahydropterin synthase yields the protein MTVRLSKSFTFEAAHSLPGFPDGHKCRRLHGHSFRVDVHVEGPLDPKRGYLIDYGEIKAAFEPLRARLDHYHLNEIEGLENPTSEMIARWIWERLRPALPLLAEVVVHETCDSRCEFRGG from the coding sequence ATGACTGTCCGCCTAAGCAAGTCCTTCACCTTCGAAGCCGCGCACAGCCTGCCGGGCTTTCCCGACGGGCACAAATGCCGCCGGCTGCATGGACACAGCTTCCGCGTCGACGTGCACGTGGAGGGGCCGCTCGATCCGAAGCGCGGCTACCTGATCGACTACGGCGAGATCAAGGCGGCGTTTGAGCCGCTGCGCGCCCGCCTGGATCACTACCATCTGAACGAGATAGAGGGGCTGGAAAATCCGACGTCAGAGATGATCGCCCGCTGGATCTGGGAGCGGCTGCGGCCGGCGCTGCCGCTCCTGGCGGAAGTGGTGGTGCACGAAACGTGCGACAGTCGCTGCGAATTTCGCGGGGGGTAA